From one Lycium ferocissimum isolate CSIRO_LF1 chromosome 5, AGI_CSIRO_Lferr_CH_V1, whole genome shotgun sequence genomic stretch:
- the LOC132057705 gene encoding uncharacterized protein LOC132057705 codes for MACWSAENATKAFLKTMNIGKRATEPNGAEFISALAAGNNAQVMVVACANVADSTTLALVAAAQQTGGRVICILRGIEELHLSNMGKNSSHLEFVVANAQIY; via the exons ATGGCTTGCTGGTCTGCTGAAAATGCTACCAAAGCCTTTCTCAAAACCATGAACATA GGAAAGAGAGCTACAGAACCAAACGGGGCGGAGTTCATTTCCGCGCTAGCAGCAGGAAATAATGCACAAGTAATGGTGGTTGCATGTGCCAATGTTGCAGATTCTACCACCCTTGCCCTGGTGGCTGCAGCTCAACAAACCGGAGGACGAGTCATTTGCATCCTCCGGGGCATAGAAGAATTACATCTATCCAATATGGGCAAAAACTCTAGTCACCTTGAGTTTGTTGTCGCGAATGCTCAGATTTACTGA
- the LOC132056660 gene encoding LRR receptor-like serine/threonine-protein kinase ERL2, translated as MGFPPLFLCFLLILFSVSVNGNNELRVLMDLKASLDPDNALLTSWTVSGDPCDGSFEGVACNEKGQVANISLQGKGLKGKLSPAIGGLSHLTALYLHYNSLYGEIPKEISNLVELSDLYLNVNNLSGEIPPELGNMSSLQVLQLCYNQLTGSIPNQLGNLKKLNVLALQSNQLTGAIPASLGDLGVLMRVDLSSNSLFGSIPSKLADAPLLEVLDIRSNKLSGNVPLALKRLVGGFQYENNPGLCGVGFPSLRICTSLDRLNPNRPEPYGGGSSGLSTRDIPETANLNLNCTGNGCSKSSKTSQASVVVGVIVVTVIASAIGILTFTHYRRRKQKLGGGLDMCDSRLSTDKTKEVNRKNGSPLVSLEYSIGWDPLAEGRRYGGVSQEILQSYRFNLEEVESATQYFADKNLLAKSNFSTTYRGTLRDGSLVAVTRLTKISCKSEEAEFLRGLNILTSLRHENLVRLRGFCCSKSRGECLLVYDFVPRGNLLHYLDVKEDEARALEWSTRVSIISGTAKGIEYLHGCKVNKPALVHQNICAENVLLDQRFKPLLSNSGLHKLLTNDTVFSALKASAAMGYLAPEYSTTGRFTERSDIYAFGMLIFQILSGKRKFTSSMRAAAESSKFHDLMDVNLRGRFSESEAAKLAKIALLCTHECPEERPTMETIVRELGNLANFSEC; from the exons ATGGGTTTTCCTCCATTATTTCTCTGCTTTCTCCTCATACTATTCTCAGTTTCTGTAAATGGAAATAATGAGTTGCGAGTTTTAATGGACTTAAAGGCTAGTCTTGACCCGGATAATGCTTTGCTAACTTCATGGACTGTTTCAGGTGACCCGTGTGATGGTTCTTTTGAAGGTGTTGCATGTAATGAAAAGGGTCAAGTAGCTAACATTTCTCTTCAAGGTAAAGGGCTTAAAGGGAAGCTGTCACCGGCCATTGGTGGGCTTTCACACTTGACTGCACTGTATTTGCATTATAATTCCTTGTATGGTGAGATACCCAAAGAAATTTCTAATTTGGTTGAGTTGTCTGATCTGTATTTGAATGTGAATAATCTCTCTGGTGAGATTCCTCCAGAACTTGGAAACATGTCCAGCTTGCAAG TTTTGCAACTATGCTATAACCAGCTTACTGGTAGCATACCCAATCAACTAGGGAATCTAAAGAAGCTCAATGTCCTGGCTCTGCAATCCAATCAGTTAACTGGTGCTATCCCTGCTAGCTTGGGTGATTTGGGAGTGTTGATGAGGGTGGACTTGAGTTCTAATAGCCTGTTCGGTTCAATTCCTTCAAAACTTGCGGATGCTCCCCTTCTTGAAGTCTTAGATATTCGAAGCAACAAGCTTTCTGGCAATGTTCCTCTTG ctttgaagagaCTAGTTGGAGGGTTCCAGTATGAGAACAATCCAGGACTATGCGGAGTGGGTTTCCCGTCGTTGAGAATTTGTACCTCTTTGGATCGCTTGAATCCTAATAGACCAGAGCCCTATGGAGGTGGCTCAAGTGGTTTATCAACTAGAGATATTCCAGAGACAGCTAATCTCAATCTAAACTGCACTGGAAATGGTTGCTCAAAGTCATCGAAAACCTCGCAGGCATCTGTTGTTGTAGGGGTTATCGTGGTTACTGTTATTGCGTCTGCTATAGGAATTCTTACTTTCACGCACTATAGAAGACGAAAGCAGAAACTTGGAGGTGGACTGGATATGTGTGATAGCCGTCTCAGTACTGACAAGACCAAGGAGGTTAATAGGAAGAATGGTTCTCCCTTAGTCAGTCTTGAGTACTCGATTGGTTGGGATCCCTTGGCTGAGGGTCGGCGTTATGGTGGAGTTTCCCAAGAGATTCTGCAGAGCTACAGATTCAATTTGGAAGAGGTGGAGTCAGCTACACAGTACTTTGCTGATAAGAATCTATTGGCTAAGAGCAACTTTTCAACTACATATAGAGGGACTCTAAGAGATGGATCGCTTGTTGCTGTTACAAGACTTACTAAAATTAGTTGCAAGTCAGAAGAAGCCGAGTTTTTAAGAGGATTAAATATTTTGACGTCTCTGAGACATGAAAATTTAGTTAGGTTGAGAGGGTTCTGCTGCTCTAAAAGCAGGGGAGAATGTTTACTCGTTTATGATTTTGTCCCAAGAGGAAACTTGTTGCACTACCTAGATGTGAAGGAGGATGAAGCTCGTGCTCTTGAATGGTCCACCAGGGTATCTATCATAAGTGGCACTGCAAAAG GCATTGAGTATTTGCACGGGTGCAAGGTGAATAAGCCAGCTCTAGTGCATCAAAATATCTGTGCTGAGAACGTGCTCCTTGACCAGCGATTCAAACCATTGCTTTCCAATTCAGGCCTGCATAAGCTTCTCACAAATGATACCGTCTTTTCAGCACTCAAGGCCAGTGCTGCCATGGGATATTTAGCTCCAGAGTACTCTACTACAGGCCGATTTACCGAGAGGAGTGATATTTATGCCTTTGGAAtgcttattttccaaattctctCTGGCAAGCGAAAATTCACCAGTTCAATGCGAGCTGCTGCTGAATCGTCCAAATTCCATGACTTGATGGACGTAAATCTTCGTGGAAGGTTCTCTGAGTCTGAAGCAGCAAAACTAGCAAAAATTGCTTTGTTATGTACACATGAATGTCCAGAGGAGAGACCGACCATGGAAACAATTGTACGAGAACTTGGTAATTTGGCTAACTTTTCCGAATGCTAA
- the LOC132056662 gene encoding probable calcium-binding protein CML13 produces the protein MGKDLSNDQISSMKEAFTLFDTDGDGKIAPSELGILMRSLGGNPTQAQLKSIIAEEKLNSPFDFNRFLELMSKHLKPEPFDRQLRDAFKVLDKDGTGYVVVADLKHILTSIGEKLEASEFDEWIREVDVGSDGKIKYEDFIARMVAK, from the coding sequence ATGGGTAAAGATCTGAGCAACGATCAAATCTCTTCAATGAAAGAAGCGTTCACTCTCTTCGACACAGATGGTGATGGCAAAATCGCCCCGTCAGAACTAGGTATCCTAATGCGTTCATTGGGTGGCAACCCGACCCAAGCCCAACTCAAATCCATAATCGCTGAAGAGAAACTCAATTCCCCATTCGATTTCAACCGATTCCTTGAACTCATGTCGAAACACCTGAAACCTGAACCATTTGATCGACAACTTCGTGATGCGTTTAAGGTATTGGATAAGGATGGAACCGGGTATGTTGTGGTTGCGGATCTAAAGCATATATTGACGAGCATTGGTGAGAAACTTGAGGCTTCGGAGTTTGATGAGTGGATCCGTGAGGTTGATGTTGGATCAGATGGAAAGATTAAGTATGAGGATTTCATTGCCAGGATGGTTGCCAAGTGA